One genomic region from Granulicatella adiacens ATCC 49175 encodes:
- a CDS encoding N-acetylglucosamine kinase, with protein MKIGIDAGGTKTKGVLYKDNQIIDELIGEMGNPIVNFELAVSNVLRVIEKLLSQNKLNYMDISIISIGMAGAGTIIQELTCAFKERIPCKFVVDSDLKMSHIATFKNQDGNLFIAGTGSSLLSRKNGEFIQKGGWGHILGDEGSGYWIGKKILTTYIHYLDFSESPLDFSELIPTLEERFPDRTSIIQTVYSKPKTEVAKLATFCTTFDANYFLHTLAEQAGKDIANTLLSCNNDSIIPVAFEGSVIKNNVTILNSCISALQTFHKELQMIPSRPATESVFYL; from the coding sequence ATGAAAATTGGCATAGATGCTGGAGGAACAAAGACCAAAGGTGTTTTATATAAAGATAATCAAATCATTGATGAATTAATTGGAGAGATGGGCAATCCCATTGTCAACTTTGAGCTCGCTGTTTCTAATGTTTTGCGAGTCATTGAGAAGTTACTATCTCAAAATAAACTCAACTACATGGATATTTCGATAATATCGATTGGAATGGCTGGAGCAGGTACAATAATTCAAGAACTCACCTGCGCTTTTAAAGAAAGAATCCCTTGCAAATTTGTCGTAGATTCCGATTTAAAAATGAGTCATATCGCTACTTTTAAGAATCAGGACGGAAATTTATTCATTGCTGGAACGGGTTCCTCTCTTCTTTCACGAAAGAATGGAGAATTTATTCAAAAAGGAGGATGGGGACATATTTTAGGGGATGAAGGTAGTGGCTATTGGATTGGCAAGAAAATTTTAACTACCTATATTCATTATCTTGATTTTTCAGAATCTCCTTTAGACTTTAGCGAACTGATTCCTACTCTAGAAGAGCGATTCCCTGACAGAACTTCCATTATACAAACTGTGTACTCCAAACCTAAAACAGAAGTCGCAAAACTCGCCACCTTCTGTACCACTTTTGATGCAAATTACTTTTTACATACCCTTGCTGAGCAGGCTGGAAAAGATATTGCAAATACTTTACTATCTTGCAATAATGACAGCATTATTCCAGTTGCTTTTGAGGGAAGTGTGATCAAAAACAATGTGACTATACTCAACAGTTGTATTTCAGCATTGCAAACTTTTCACAAAGAGCTTCAAATGATTCCTTCTCGCCCTGCTACCGAGAGTGTGTTCTATTTGTAA
- the anmK gene encoding anhydro-N-acetylmuramic acid kinase AnmK, with amino-acid sequence MLAVGLMSGTSLDGVDTVLCEISGQDESTKVKQLYFKTYDIPESLRTKIRKCCSRELIPVDLICSVNFELGYLFADSVKSLCKDANVKLEDLSFIASHGQTIFHIPKPYDDYVPSTLQIGEAAIIANECKTKVISNFRVMDMAVGGEGAPLVPYSETLLYSEENQAVALQNIGGIGNVTVLPKKGDTKKVIAFDTGPGNMMIDEAVRTFYGKKYDTDGYYARQGNLISSLAAELKEHPYFNLEIPKTTGREMFGEHFTKSILEKYHSCEPNDLIHTFTWFTAYSIAYHYKKYLISEYGLKKCIIGGGGAYNSYLLELIRNEIPEVTVMTQEEHGFSSEAKEALAFVILGNQTYHRSPSNVPSATGAKKSVILGQITYPTL; translated from the coding sequence ATGCTTGCAGTAGGGTTAATGTCTGGAACATCTTTAGATGGTGTGGATACCGTTCTTTGTGAAATAAGCGGTCAAGATGAGTCCACCAAAGTAAAACAATTATATTTTAAAACATATGACATCCCAGAAAGTTTGAGAACAAAAATAAGAAAATGCTGTAGCAGAGAATTAATTCCGGTGGATTTAATTTGTTCGGTGAATTTTGAATTAGGATATCTTTTCGCAGACTCTGTAAAGAGCCTGTGTAAAGATGCTAATGTGAAGTTGGAAGATCTTTCTTTTATAGCAAGTCATGGACAAACCATTTTCCATATACCAAAACCCTATGACGATTATGTGCCGAGCACCTTACAAATTGGAGAGGCAGCGATTATAGCGAATGAATGCAAAACTAAAGTTATTTCCAATTTTAGAGTCATGGATATGGCTGTCGGTGGTGAAGGAGCTCCATTGGTACCTTATAGTGAGACTTTATTATACAGTGAAGAAAATCAAGCGGTGGCTTTGCAAAATATTGGAGGCATTGGAAATGTAACTGTCCTTCCCAAAAAAGGAGACACTAAAAAAGTTATCGCTTTTGATACAGGACCAGGAAACATGATGATTGACGAAGCCGTACGAACTTTTTACGGCAAAAAATATGATACAGATGGCTATTATGCACGACAAGGAAATCTGATTTCATCGTTAGCAGCAGAATTAAAGGAACATCCTTATTTCAATTTGGAGATTCCAAAAACAACGGGTAGAGAGATGTTTGGAGAGCATTTTACAAAATCCATTCTTGAAAAATATCATTCCTGTGAACCGAATGATTTGATTCATACATTTACTTGGTTTACGGCCTACTCGATTGCCTATCATTATAAAAAATATTTAATTTCTGAATATGGTTTAAAGAAATGTATTATTGGTGGTGGGGGAGCCTATAATTCTTATTTACTAGAACTTATCAGAAATGAGATTCCGGAAGTAACGGTAATGACACAGGAAGAGCATGGTTTTTCTTCTGAAGCAAAAGAAGCTTTAGCATTTGTGATTCTTGGGAATCAGACTTACCATAGAAGCCCTTCTAATGTTCCTTCTGCAACTGGTGCCAAGAAGAGTGTTATTTTAGGGCAAATTACGTACCCTACTCTATAA
- a CDS encoding glycoside hydrolase family 1 protein codes for MKILWGGATAASQYEGGFTLEKGLDTQDCRPYLPRTSNATEETRLLTREKIEEAKNEASKQYYPFRNGTKGFEHLEEDIEYFAELGLDLYRFSISWSRLFPKGIEEEPSQEGVAYYDKVFQLLEEKKIKIFLTLNHYAMPIYLVEQYGGWKGRECIDHFLHFAAFVFERWGHLVEYWLPFNEINAGYFSPYNGVGLLKGENGYQLSDVFQALHHQFVASAKTIQLARKMNLPGRFGSMIACFCYYPLTSKPEDNLKLVFEEQMNQWYCMDILSKGEYPYYAETFFKNKNIVLQITEEDRKLLKENTCDFVSISFYTSSVITVDEADKTAGNLVVSTKNPYLKASEWGWQIDPVGLRTSLHRVYERYGKPVIVSENGLGARDVLTEKHQIHDDYRIEYMKSYYEQAQLALEDGVPLEAFIAWGIVDIVSAGSCEMDKRYGVIYVDADNHGNGSYARYKKDSFYWYKDFIKNYKKENID; via the coding sequence ATGAAGATATTATGGGGCGGAGCAACAGCAGCTAGTCAATATGAGGGCGGATTTACTCTGGAAAAAGGCCTAGATACACAAGATTGTAGACCCTATTTACCTCGTACTTCGAATGCCACAGAAGAAACTCGATTATTAACAAGAGAAAAAATAGAAGAAGCTAAAAATGAAGCGTCTAAACAATACTATCCTTTTAGAAATGGAACAAAAGGGTTTGAACACCTAGAAGAGGATATAGAGTATTTTGCCGAATTAGGGTTAGACTTATATAGATTTTCGATTAGCTGGTCAAGACTTTTCCCTAAAGGAATTGAAGAAGAACCTTCCCAAGAAGGTGTTGCCTATTATGATAAAGTGTTCCAGTTGTTAGAAGAGAAAAAAATCAAAATATTTCTAACATTAAACCACTATGCAATGCCTATCTATTTAGTAGAGCAATATGGAGGATGGAAAGGAAGAGAATGTATTGACCATTTTCTTCACTTTGCAGCCTTTGTGTTTGAGAGGTGGGGACATTTAGTCGAATATTGGCTACCGTTTAATGAAATCAACGCAGGGTATTTTAGTCCTTATAATGGCGTTGGTTTATTAAAAGGAGAAAATGGATATCAATTGTCAGATGTTTTCCAAGCGTTACATCATCAGTTTGTAGCTAGCGCTAAAACCATTCAACTAGCAAGAAAAATGAACTTACCAGGTCGTTTTGGTTCCATGATCGCTTGCTTCTGCTATTATCCATTAACGAGCAAACCTGAGGACAATTTGAAATTGGTGTTTGAAGAACAAATGAACCAGTGGTACTGTATGGATATTTTATCAAAAGGTGAGTACCCATATTACGCAGAAACATTTTTCAAAAACAAAAATATAGTGCTACAAATTACAGAAGAAGATAGAAAATTATTAAAAGAAAATACATGTGATTTTGTATCTATTTCGTTTTATACTTCCTCAGTAATTACTGTAGATGAAGCAGACAAAACCGCTGGAAACTTAGTTGTTTCTACTAAAAATCCATACTTGAAAGCAAGCGAATGGGGGTGGCAAATAGATCCGGTAGGATTAAGAACGTCTCTTCATAGAGTTTACGAACGATACGGGAAACCGGTGATTGTGTCTGAAAATGGGTTAGGCGCTCGAGATGTATTAACCGAAAAACATCAAATCCATGATGATTATCGCATTGAGTATATGAAGTCGTATTACGAGCAAGCTCAATTAGCACTTGAAGATGGAGTCCCTCTTGAAGCGTTTATTGCATGGGGGATTGTGGATATCGTTTCAGCGGGTAGTTGTGAAATGGATAAACGTTATGGAGTGATTTATGTAGATGCTGACAATCACGGAAATGGTAGCTATGCAAGATATAAAAAAGATAGTTTCTATTGGTATAAAGACTTCATTAAGAATTACAAAAAAGAAAATATTGATTAA
- the murQ gene encoding N-acetylmuramic acid 6-phosphate etherase has product MDDISKLMTEQVNDRSVDIETQSIGQILHYMNDENRTVTDAIERCIPSIEKVTAAVVQAFEKGGRLIYLGAGTSGRLGDLDASECPPTFGVSPDMVVGVIAGGDYALRHAIEGAEDDETIAQEQLKKLGLVKEDVVVGISASGRTPYVVAGLSYAKEVGCFTGAISNSPDALISKVASVGIEAITGPEVVTGSTRMKAGTAQKIILNMITTTAMIQVGKIFKGYMVDVQPTNQKLKQRATNILAKVTNLPQEDARKVLEDNHFDLKVAIISQLHHISVEEAEKLLRDNQMNIVRAIQNKGA; this is encoded by the coding sequence ATGGATGACATTTCCAAGTTGATGACAGAACAAGTAAATGATAGAAGTGTGGATATTGAAACACAATCGATTGGTCAGATTTTACATTATATGAATGATGAGAATAGGACCGTTACAGATGCGATTGAACGATGCATTCCTTCGATTGAAAAAGTAACTGCAGCAGTCGTACAAGCGTTTGAGAAAGGAGGTCGATTGATTTATCTTGGTGCGGGAACTTCTGGTAGACTCGGTGATTTGGATGCAAGTGAGTGTCCACCAACCTTTGGCGTTTCACCGGATATGGTAGTTGGCGTTATAGCAGGTGGAGATTATGCCCTTCGTCATGCAATAGAAGGAGCAGAAGATGATGAAACCATTGCGCAAGAACAGTTGAAAAAGCTTGGTCTAGTCAAAGAAGATGTCGTCGTTGGAATTAGTGCAAGTGGGCGAACACCGTATGTTGTGGCAGGATTAAGCTACGCAAAAGAGGTGGGATGCTTTACTGGAGCTATTTCAAATTCTCCAGATGCTTTAATTTCTAAAGTAGCCTCAGTGGGAATTGAGGCTATTACCGGACCAGAAGTGGTTACAGGCTCTACTCGAATGAAGGCAGGCACAGCACAAAAAATCATTCTCAATATGATTACTACTACAGCAATGATTCAAGTAGGGAAAATTTTTAAAGGATATATGGTCGACGTTCAACCAACAAATCAAAAATTGAAACAACGAGCAACCAATATTCTAGCTAAAGTAACTAACTTACCTCAAGAGGATGCCAGAAAAGTTCTTGAGGACAATCATTTTGATTTAAAGGTAGCTATTATTTCTCAATTACATCATATTTCAGTAGAAGAAGCGGAAAAACTTCTTCGAGATAATCAAATGAATATTGTTAGAGCAATACAAAATAAGGGGGCTTAA
- a CDS encoding MurR/RpiR family transcriptional regulator, producing MYKIKSSMSAFTETDRSIAEFVFVNRQVVLESNAKELGDMTKTSAAAWVRFSKKMGYKGLPAFKVALAKETQSYTNEDDIETFLNPQDSLMGLLQKTENMLTQNIRETFSLLDYHALEKAIEFIHEAKTVFLLGVGGSSIVCLDFYHKMTRIHQNVMYDRDLHTLMPRIAQLDKNDVVLVISYNGETESVNSIAKVAKTMGARIVGVTKYNLKSTLSTLSDIRLFVPVEEKEIRLGSITSRNSLLTITDLLYYGIAKTDFNVTKDLLVRTRQFIKEVE from the coding sequence TTGTATAAAATTAAAAGTTCAATGAGTGCTTTTACAGAAACCGATCGATCGATTGCAGAGTTTGTTTTTGTCAATAGACAAGTTGTTCTAGAGTCTAATGCCAAAGAATTAGGAGACATGACGAAAACATCGGCAGCTGCATGGGTACGATTTTCTAAAAAGATGGGATATAAAGGCTTACCTGCTTTTAAAGTAGCTCTTGCCAAAGAAACTCAATCGTATACAAACGAAGATGACATTGAAACTTTTTTAAATCCTCAAGATTCCTTAATGGGATTGCTTCAAAAAACGGAAAACATGTTAACACAAAATATAAGAGAAACTTTTTCTTTACTCGATTATCATGCACTAGAAAAAGCCATCGAATTTATCCATGAAGCCAAAACCGTCTTCTTGTTAGGTGTAGGAGGAAGCAGTATTGTTTGTTTGGATTTCTATCATAAAATGACTCGAATTCATCAAAATGTCATGTACGATCGTGACTTGCATACTTTAATGCCTCGTATTGCGCAGTTAGATAAGAACGATGTTGTTCTTGTTATTAGTTATAATGGTGAAACTGAATCGGTTAATTCCATTGCAAAAGTTGCTAAGACAATGGGAGCCAGAATTGTTGGAGTGACAAAGTACAATTTAAAATCAACACTCTCGACATTGTCGGATATTCGACTGTTTGTTCCTGTAGAAGAAAAAGAGATTCGCTTAGGATCGATTACTTCTAGAAATAGTTTATTAACGATTACAGATTTATTGTATTATGGAATTGCAAAGACAGATTTTAATGTCACGAAAGATTTGCTGGTTCGAACAAGACAGTTCATTAAGGAGGTTGAATAA
- a CDS encoding MurR/RpiR family transcriptional regulator, which produces MKNYLTTTDKKIESFIAQNSDIVLSSSIHTLSEQIGVSPSSISKFIKKIGYRSYSRFKVHLAQKNTKTIDEQIEKDDSIKTIQSKLFSTVTRSYEMTLELLDDSALNNIISLMRNAKKIYAFGVGASGMVCNDFYFKLSRIGKNIIYHTDSHTQLASLSSATKEDLIIGVSYSAQTKEVATAFVIAKERGIPTVSITGLGNTQLDSLSTYCLKIPRHENTIRSAAITSRNDSLFLVDLLYLGLLQKEDSLQNDILETSYKFTHQLRK; this is translated from the coding sequence ATGAAGAACTATTTAACAACTACAGACAAAAAAATCGAATCGTTCATTGCACAGAATTCAGATATAGTACTCTCATCTAGTATTCATACTTTATCTGAACAAATTGGTGTTTCCCCATCATCCATCAGTAAGTTTATTAAGAAAATTGGATATCGTTCGTATTCACGGTTTAAAGTGCATCTCGCACAGAAAAATACTAAAACCATCGATGAACAAATCGAAAAAGACGACTCTATTAAAACCATTCAATCAAAACTTTTTAGTACCGTGACTCGTTCCTATGAAATGACTTTAGAACTACTCGACGACTCGGCGCTAAACAACATCATTAGTTTGATGAGAAATGCAAAAAAGATTTATGCATTTGGCGTGGGGGCTTCTGGAATGGTCTGTAATGATTTCTATTTTAAACTAAGCAGAATTGGGAAAAATATTATCTATCATACAGATTCCCATACTCAACTGGCAAGTCTTAGTAGTGCCACTAAAGAAGACCTTATCATCGGTGTTAGTTACTCTGCACAAACAAAAGAAGTTGCTACCGCGTTTGTGATTGCCAAAGAACGTGGAATTCCAACCGTATCTATAACAGGACTTGGAAACACACAATTAGATTCTTTAAGTACTTATTGCTTAAAAATACCCCGACACGAAAATACGATTCGTTCTGCCGCTATCACTAGCCGAAACGATTCATTATTTTTAGTGGACTTACTCTATTTAGGGCTTCTCCAAAAGGAAGATAGTCTCCAAAATGATATTTTAGAAACCAGTTATAAATTTACTCACCAATTACGGAAGTAA
- a CDS encoding DUF871 domain-containing protein yields the protein MRRLGVSIYPEKSTVEEIKNYLEETSRLGFSRVFSCLLSVNKPAEEIKKEFTKINTFAHELGFEVIVDVSPRVFGELNISYKDLSFFKEIGADGIRLDAGFSGLEESIMTYNPENLIIEINMSNNVHTIDTIMDYRPNKYKLYGCHNFYPHRYSGLNLDFYKECTKRFNKYGLKTATFVTSHDKGAFGPWPTTEGLPTLELHRELPLDVQIKHHIAMELVDDILISNCYPTKEELSRIEGLDLDVVTFDVELVEGIPEIEKKIVLEEFHFNRGDQNDYFIRSTQSRVKYKGHRFEVFNAPNQIKRGDILIESSEYGHYAGELQIALKDMENSGKTNVVAKVVDIEHFILDEIKPWQKFKFRLK from the coding sequence ATGAGAAGATTAGGAGTATCTATATATCCAGAAAAAAGTACGGTAGAAGAAATCAAGAACTATCTTGAAGAAACGAGTCGTTTAGGCTTTTCTAGAGTTTTCTCTTGTCTATTGTCTGTGAATAAGCCTGCAGAAGAAATAAAAAAAGAATTTACCAAAATAAATACTTTTGCTCACGAACTAGGTTTTGAAGTCATTGTTGATGTTTCTCCACGAGTATTTGGAGAGTTAAATATTTCATATAAGGATCTATCGTTTTTCAAAGAAATTGGGGCAGACGGAATTCGTTTAGATGCCGGCTTTTCGGGATTAGAAGAATCTATTATGACCTATAATCCAGAAAATTTAATTATCGAAATCAATATGAGCAATAATGTTCATACGATTGATACCATCATGGATTATAGACCTAATAAATATAAATTATATGGGTGTCACAATTTTTATCCACATCGTTATTCCGGTTTAAACTTAGATTTCTATAAAGAATGTACAAAACGTTTTAACAAGTATGGATTAAAAACAGCAACATTTGTCACTTCACATGATAAAGGGGCATTTGGACCTTGGCCAACTACTGAAGGATTACCAACGCTAGAATTGCATCGTGAGTTGCCATTAGATGTGCAAATAAAACACCATATTGCAATGGAATTAGTGGATGATATTCTCATTTCTAATTGCTATCCAACGAAAGAAGAATTGTCTCGCATAGAAGGACTAGATTTGGATGTAGTGACTTTTGATGTTGAATTAGTTGAAGGCATTCCGGAGATAGAAAAGAAAATTGTATTAGAGGAATTTCATTTCAATAGAGGAGATCAGAATGACTACTTTATTCGTTCGACACAGAGTCGTGTGAAGTATAAAGGACATCGATTTGAAGTGTTTAATGCTCCTAATCAGATTAAGAGAGGCGATATTTTAATCGAAAGTAGTGAATACGGACATTATGCAGGAGAATTACAAATCGCCTTGAAGGATATGGAAAATTCAGGTAAGACCAATGTTGTCGCAAAAGTAGTGGATATAGAACACTTTATTTTAGATGAAATTAAACCTTGGCAGAAATTTAAATTTAGACTTAAATAA